Proteins from a single region of Catenulispora acidiphila DSM 44928:
- a CDS encoding response regulator: MNDAHRASAPSDGDIKILLVDDRPENLLALESILGSLGHELVTAASGEQALRAVLREEFAVILLDVRMPGMDGFEVAAHIRLRERSRDTPIIFLTAAGDGPHQTLRGYAAGAADYLTKPFDPWVLRAKVGVFAELHRKNRQLKEQAEMLRETAGVTPRMLDELSNRLGAIEGTLALLIDQSGREGPVGRLERRVVRMRAALDAVRV; this comes from the coding sequence GTGAACGACGCGCACCGCGCCTCGGCGCCGTCCGACGGCGACATCAAGATCCTGCTGGTCGACGACCGCCCCGAGAACCTGCTGGCGCTGGAGTCCATCCTGGGCTCCCTGGGCCACGAACTGGTCACCGCGGCCTCCGGCGAGCAGGCCCTGCGCGCAGTCCTGCGCGAGGAGTTCGCGGTGATCCTGCTGGACGTCCGCATGCCCGGCATGGACGGCTTCGAGGTGGCGGCGCACATCCGCCTGCGCGAACGCTCCCGCGACACCCCGATCATCTTCCTCACCGCCGCCGGCGACGGCCCGCACCAGACCCTGCGCGGCTACGCCGCCGGCGCCGCCGACTACCTGACCAAGCCCTTCGACCCCTGGGTCCTGCGCGCCAAGGTCGGCGTCTTCGCCGAGCTCCACCGCAAGAACCGCCAGCTGAAGGAGCAGGCGGAGATGCTGCGCGAGACCGCCGGCGTCACCCCCCGGATGCTCGACGAGCTGTCGAACCGGCTCGGCGCCATCGAGGGCACCCTGGCCCTGCTGATCGACCAGAGCGGACGCGAGGGACCGGTCGGGCGGCTGGAGCGGCGGGTCGTGCGGATGCGGGCGGCTTTGGACGC